Proteins encoded in a region of the Nonomuraea helvata genome:
- a CDS encoding Lrp/AsnC family transcriptional regulator — protein sequence MMSDISRNGAGGGGQPGRIGIGLELDEIHMKILEVLRENGRISVAALAERVGISRANAYTRFEALRADGAIKRFTAEIDHVRAGLGITALIFVTVRQQMWKQFRAELARMPEVEYCAITTGQHDAMIQVRVSDVAAVHTMVTDRLANIPAVKATETVFILDEVLRRPYVLPSDRDRDRDRSRPSRRPVQEGAQSGVPLGKMRFVGAAEGRAALRKDD from the coding sequence ATGATGAGTGATATTTCTAGAAATGGTGCTGGCGGTGGCGGTCAGCCTGGACGGATCGGCATCGGTCTCGAGCTGGACGAGATCCACATGAAGATCCTCGAGGTCCTGCGCGAGAACGGCAGGATCTCGGTCGCCGCGCTGGCCGAGCGGGTCGGCATCTCCCGTGCGAACGCCTACACCCGCTTCGAGGCGCTGCGCGCCGACGGCGCGATAAAGCGCTTCACCGCGGAGATCGACCACGTGCGGGCCGGGCTCGGCATCACCGCGCTGATCTTCGTGACCGTACGCCAGCAGATGTGGAAGCAGTTCAGGGCCGAACTGGCCCGGATGCCGGAGGTCGAGTACTGCGCGATCACCACGGGGCAGCACGACGCCATGATCCAGGTACGCGTGTCCGACGTGGCCGCCGTGCACACCATGGTGACCGACCGCCTGGCCAACATCCCGGCGGTCAAGGCGACCGAGACGGTGTTCATCCTGGACGAGGTGCTCAGGCGGCCGTACGTGCTGCCCAGTGACCGTGACCGCGACAGGGACCGGTCCCGCCCGTCACGGCGGCCCGTCCAGGAGGGCGCCCAGAGCGGCGTGCCGCTCGGCAAGATGCGCTTCGTCGGCGCCGCCGAGGGCCGCGCCGCACTCCGCAAGGATGATTGA
- a CDS encoding ABC transporter substrate-binding protein → MATRSQTAAVLLAGALALAACGSGGSSQSPAASGGGGKTLVIDTSFDLKTADPGRTYEPTGLIVGKAVYETLLTFDGADVTKPVPALAESYELSKDGKTLTLKLKKGATFSDGSPVTADDVVFSLTRVRDMKGTPSFLLDGVEVAKTDDSTITLTSKTANPALPYILPNPALGIINSKLAKQHGATEDAQDKAEQYLNSASAGSGPYEIESFNVSSQVTLKANPKYYGTKPAYDKVVIRNVEAATQKLNVQRGDSQVALNLSGDQVTGMPATLQVKKTASANVIFLLANQDSGVSKTTPNAKFVEAVRKGVDYAGLLELAGEGATQAPGVIPSQLLGALPAAAATKRDVAGAKAALAASGLTNPTVKLEYPSELTVNGLSFQPLAERVQANLKEVGITVDLQPAPVTTALDNYRNGKEELGLWYWGPDYPDPSDYLAFLPGKTVGLRAGWKAGAAKEIEAAGAKAAVAIGDDARKAAYEDVQTKLNASGPFIPLIQPSQNIVTAASVTGLEYHPVWTVDVADLGVK, encoded by the coding sequence ATGGCAACCCGCTCGCAGACGGCGGCTGTGCTGCTCGCCGGTGCACTCGCCCTCGCCGCCTGCGGAAGCGGCGGCAGCTCCCAGTCCCCCGCCGCCTCCGGCGGTGGCGGCAAGACCCTCGTCATCGACACGTCCTTCGACCTCAAGACGGCCGACCCGGGCCGCACGTACGAGCCGACGGGCCTGATCGTCGGCAAGGCGGTCTACGAGACGCTGCTGACGTTCGACGGGGCCGACGTGACCAAGCCGGTGCCCGCGCTCGCGGAGTCGTACGAGCTGAGCAAGGACGGCAAGACGCTGACGCTCAAGCTGAAGAAGGGCGCCACGTTCTCGGACGGGTCGCCGGTGACGGCCGACGACGTGGTGTTCTCGCTGACGCGCGTGCGTGACATGAAGGGCACGCCGTCGTTCCTGCTGGACGGCGTCGAGGTGGCCAAGACCGACGACTCGACGATCACGCTGACGTCGAAGACGGCCAACCCGGCGCTGCCGTACATCCTGCCCAACCCGGCACTCGGCATCATCAACAGCAAGCTCGCCAAGCAGCACGGCGCCACCGAGGACGCCCAGGACAAGGCCGAGCAGTACCTGAACTCGGCCTCCGCCGGCTCGGGGCCGTACGAGATCGAGTCGTTCAACGTGAGCAGCCAGGTCACGCTCAAGGCGAACCCGAAGTACTACGGCACCAAGCCCGCCTACGACAAGGTCGTCATCCGCAACGTCGAGGCGGCCACGCAGAAGCTGAACGTGCAGCGCGGCGACAGCCAGGTGGCGCTGAACCTGTCGGGCGACCAGGTCACCGGCATGCCCGCGACCCTCCAGGTCAAGAAGACCGCCTCGGCGAACGTCATCTTCCTGCTGGCCAACCAGGACTCCGGCGTCAGCAAGACCACGCCGAACGCCAAGTTCGTCGAGGCGGTGCGCAAGGGCGTGGACTACGCGGGCCTGCTGGAGCTGGCCGGCGAGGGCGCGACCCAGGCGCCGGGCGTCATCCCGTCGCAGCTGCTCGGCGCGCTGCCCGCCGCCGCGGCCACCAAGCGCGACGTGGCGGGCGCCAAGGCGGCGTTGGCCGCCAGCGGTCTGACGAACCCGACCGTCAAGCTGGAGTACCCGAGCGAGCTGACCGTGAACGGCCTGTCGTTCCAGCCGCTGGCCGAGCGCGTCCAGGCCAACCTCAAGGAGGTCGGCATCACGGTGGACCTGCAGCCCGCGCCGGTCACCACGGCGCTGGACAACTACCGCAACGGCAAGGAGGAGCTGGGCCTGTGGTACTGGGGCCCGGACTACCCCGACCCGAGCGACTACCTGGCGTTCCTGCCCGGCAAGACGGTGGGCCTGCGGGCCGGCTGGAAGGCGGGGGCGGCCAAGGAGATCGAGGCCGCCGGTGCCAAGGCCGCCGTCGCGATCGGCGACGACGCCCGCAAGGCCGCCTACGAGGACGTGCAGACCAAGCTCAACGCCTCGGGGCCGTTCATCCCGCTGATCC